In one Silene latifolia isolate original U9 population chromosome 10, ASM4854445v1, whole genome shotgun sequence genomic region, the following are encoded:
- the LOC141607414 gene encoding uncharacterized protein LOC141607414 — MEVGSIGRSGGLAFMWKKHVKCVFRPASIHHMDFEIQETNGNWRVMGFYGWPNVTERYLSWELLRELGAQYKGPWVCIGDFNEVLFATEMKGDTRPQWQMNNFREAVDDCGLRDVVFEGYAFAYDNGQIEDDNRQTRLDRALCNDDWAEMFPRAKLVWVGEKGCEEAVRQAWEDGDEDLVTILEMCAENLQKWKGVSIGKIVRELNTKRRKLSKLNEGGWSRREVEERKKLVKEIETLLKQEEIFWRQRSRALWLKEGDRNTKYFHRKAGQRKERNHIVKLVDKDGRVRDGLEDITGLAKEYFEELFTSGEPRHFEHILDGIERRVTDRMNEIL; from the exons ATGGAGGTGGGCAGTATTGGAAGGTCAGGAGGTTTAGCTTTTATGTGGAAGAAACACGTGAAGTGTGTGTTCCGTCCAGCTTCGATCCATCATATGGATTTCGAAATCCAAGAAACGAATGGGAATTGGCGAGTGATGGGattttatgggtggccaaatgttactgaaagatacctgtctTGGGAACTGCTTAGGGAACTAGGAGCTCAATATAAGGGGCCGTGGGTATGTATAGGCGATTTTAATGAAGTCCTTTTTGCTACGGAGATGAAAGGGGATACGAGGCCCCAGTGGCAGATGAATAACTTTAGGGAGGCAGTGGACGACTGTGGGTTACGGGATGTTGTCTTTGAAGGCTATGCTTTTGCCTATGATAACGGACAAATAGAGGATGACAACCGTCAAACCCGTCTAGATCGAGCGTTATGTAACGATGACTGGGCCGAGATGTTTCCACGGGCAAAACTG GTCTGGGTCGGGGAGAAAGGGTGTGAGGAGGCGGTCAGACAGGCTTGGGAGGATGGGGATGAAGACTTGGTTACTATTTTGGAAATGTGTGCGGAAAATTTACAAAAATGGAAGGGCGTTAGCATTGGAAAAATTGTGAGGGAGCTTAACACTAAACGACGGAAGTTGAGCAAATTAAATGAAGGGGGATGGTCCCGTCGTGAGGTGGAGGAGAGGAAGAAGCTGGTCAAGGAGATTGAGACACTCTTAAAGCAAGAAGAAATTTTCTGGCGCCAAAGGTCGAGGGCTCTCTGGTTGAAAGAAGGGGATAGGAATACGAAGTACTTTCATAGGAAAGCAGGGCAGCGTAAAGAAAGGAACCATATTGTGAAGCTCGTTGATAAGGATGGTCGGGTTAGGGATGGGCTGGAGGATATTACGGGTCTGGCTAAGGAGTACTTTGAGGAGCTGTTTACGTCTGGTGAACCTCGTCATTTCGAGCATATACTAGATGGGATTGAGAGGAGAGTGACGGATAGAATGAACGAGATACTTTGA